The genome window AATGTGGGTGAAAACATTCTGGTCTGCATATTAAAGTTCTCACCTGGATGCAAAAGTCCAGATTGCAGAGAAAGGCTATTTAAGCAGAGATGCATGCCAGATATAGTAAAGTTACACAAACAGGCTTGACGCAGCCAGGAGTAGAAGTGtgatcatatatttattgtcaCAAGATTTGCATGATCCACGCTCTATTCCAAGGGCCTTCTTTGAACCAGAAGAAGGCCTCGGGTATAGCATGAGTATGCACCCAGGTGAGAATCTTCTCAGACAGGTGAGAACCTTTTCACCCACGTGACAACCTTTTCACACAGGTGAGAACATTTTTACACACGTGAGAACCTTTTCAACCAGGTGACAACCTTTGGTTAGGACCCACGGTGTCGCTAAAAAACAAACTTCTGACATAAAGCCGCTGCGTATGCCGTGATTGTAGTCCACCCATTTACAGTTGCCACTTCTCTTGATGATAGGAAAAGTACTTCCCGAGGCCTTGTAATATCGAATGTACAAAgtgtttttgttaaattctttCTCACTAGTCTCCTGTTTGGAGCATTTGCTAGATCTTTTTCCCTTATGTCGTCTTCTTCGTGTTCTAGTCGATAAGGCAATTTTTTTCCCCTTGTGTAGTGGCACTACTGATTTCACGTAAAGCTCTGTTCTCATGCTGACACTAATATACCATAAACTCTTTTTTCCATAGAACACTCGCAGAAGAATGGCTAAATCCATGCAAGCAGTGGAAGAGGAGCTGACTTGCTCCATCTGTGTGGATATTTTTCGGGAGCCGGTTTCTCTACCGTGCCACCATAGTTTCTGTCGAGAATGCCTGAGACTGTTTACAGATAAGAACAACCCCTCTGTTATTGAATCCAGTGGCCGACAGATCAACTGCCCTGTGTGTCGCTCACCCACTGTTTTGACGGACGAGGATGTAAATGCTCTCCCAGTCAACACCGAATTGTGTGGAAAGGTGGAGGACTTCGGACAACAAGACAAACTAACAGAAGACACCCCAATGTGCTCAATGTGTGAGGAGACCAGCATGTCACCGGCCGCCATGTTCTGTTCTAATTGCGACGGGTTTTTCTGTCAGCAATGTCTTACAACAATGCATCCTATGAAGGGACCGTTCAAGCGGCACACGGTCAAACCTGTAAACGAGATCTTAGCCCAGAGCTCTGTAGAGGAATCGGaaattttggacacaaaatcTGAGTCAGATTACAAGTCAGAGTGTGACAAGCACAGTCAGTTTCTGTCCATTTACTGTGTACCTTGCAAGGACGTGATCTGTCCTGGTTGCCTTGGAGATCATCTTGAACACAGCTGTCTGGACTTGGAGACAGCGGTAGAAGAAAATAAGGTAAAAGATAAACAGATGTAAATTCTACGCTTCCACTTGTCTCTTTTTTCAAATGCGATGACTGAGAGGAAAAAGGCTTATTTTCAGATTCTAGAAATCATCCATATTTTCGTACTAATTTTCTAAGAAAGTAGATCATGCTCCATTAACCGTTGCTGAAGGATAAATAAGCTTCGCCATGGTGCTTCGCCACAtgccagggggcgtgtaaattgctcctatttatgtatttacatgaactgtcagaataaaaccttgactgaggtataTGGGACAGCGGTCAACGCTGTtttgattttactctctttgtTAGAAAGTGCCCAACACAGTCTTCCACTTGGAAGTGGTTAGATAATCTAGCAGAAATTTATTCTATGTGAGCGTGCATGTTCGGTTGTATAGAGTATATTCCAGAAATATTTCTGAAGACCAATGTGATTGACAGCTTCACGGACATATGGTCCCCTATCATAATAATATCTGTTATCATCTCCTGATTTAATTTCTAATACTGGGGacaatttcttcatttttcccTTAGACAAAATACACATCAGAAATTAAGACGGTCTCTCTAGCCAACCGGTGGccaatttaatttaatgttgaaaaataagattttttcTGTAATCCTTTAAGCTATCACGATCTGGCCCCCAGTGTTGTATCTCGTGTTACCATTTATACGATtctgtgagtggaggaaactgtgttTTCCACATGATTCTTGTGGTGGAAGGCAATCTGTGTATAGTACACCTCAAGTAAGACTGTACAAAAGAACGGCTGTTGACTGCTATAGGTTCCGGAACAATAGATTTGGGAAATCTTGAAAATCCTGTATTGGAGAATGGGACTGATTGGATGTGACGTTGACATGGCGAATGGAAAGCAAATCCCTTAACTTAAAGGCCAAAACTCACTCGCCCACGTATAAtaccatatgtacatttattagtAGCcggtatatgtgtgtatactatattgggaattttttttattatataggCGACATTTGAGGACAAAGCTGGCCAACTGAAAATAGTCATGGAGTCAGTAGAAAAGGGTTTGGCGAGATGTGGAGAACTGTGTCAAATTATCaaggtttgtatttttgttctcAAAATAAGATACAAATATCATGGGTCGTGTTGTGGTattcaaaatagaaaaataataagtagttttggaaaattttaaaagttataaAGAGTAAATGCTGGTTGACAACTCAATGTTGCTTTGTTGTTGCGTTGTGTTCATTTTATCATTGGCAGTCTGAACATGATAACTATTTCGCGTGTGTTTGGGTGTAATTTTATGATAATTTGAATCTCATTGCgtttgtatttatgtgtaaatgtacgAGTTACGAGTACAGTTACCGAGTTGCTGTAACCATGGAAAATGCATTGGTCACCTCAACTCCACCGTCCTCCGCCCATCGCCACCCACTGCCACTGAAGGCGGACTCCTCAGAGACGGGCTGACTACCTTGGGGGGTTGTCCTCCGTGGCGGGCTGTTCTCGGTGGCGGGCTTTTCAGTGATGGGCTGCCCTCAGTGGTGGGCTGCCTTCTGTGGCAGACTGTTCCGTGTGGCGGACTGTCCTTTGTGGCGGACTTTCCTCAGCAGCGGACTGGCCTCAGTTTCGAGCTTTCCTGGGTGGCGGACGGTGCTGTGGGGTGGACTGTCTTGTGTGGCGGACTGGATGGCAGTTTGCCCTCAGCGGTGGACTGTCCTGTGTGGCGAACGGTCTTGTGTGGCGGACTGACATTAGTGGCGGAGTCACCTGTGAGGCGGATGGTCCTGTGTGGCGGATTGTCCCGTTTGGCCGTTTTCCCTCTGTGGCGGCCTGTCCTGAATGTCGGCCTGTCCAGTGTGGCGGACTGTCCTCAGCGGCGGACTGTCCTCAGCGGCGGACTGGCCTCAGTGGCGGACTGTCCCATGTGGCGGGCTGTCCTGTGTGGCGGACAGTCCTGTGTGGCAGGTTGTCCTGTGTGGTGGACTGTCCTGTGTGGCGGACTGACCTCAAAGGCCACCGAAAATAGTAAATGCTGCGTGTATACGTTGCTGCTTACTTGGTAGTTTCTAAGCCATAAACTTGAGCAATTACCATCCTACTGCTAACTCGAGCAGTACCGGAAGTGAGGATATCAACTTGGGTTTATTGTTGACAGGAAAATCAAGATGTTCATTTAAAGTCAATAGAGACCTCATACACAACAGCTCTGACGACTTTGAACAACTGGAAGGCAAACTCTGAGGCGGCTGTAAGAATGAGGCATTCCAGCTGGAGTGTTGAATGTGGTGCATGGACCAAAGCCCTAGACATGCAAATCGATGGCATAAAAATGTCACAGGGGTCGTGTAAGAACTTAATATCTTCCCAGGACGTAAAGTTTTTACAGGTAATACAG of Liolophura sinensis isolate JHLJ2023 chromosome 13, CUHK_Ljap_v2, whole genome shotgun sequence contains these proteins:
- the LOC135480881 gene encoding E3 ubiquitin-protein ligase Midline-1-like, producing the protein MAKSMQAVEEELTCSICVDIFREPVSLPCHHSFCRECLRLFTDKNNPSVIESSGRQINCPVCRSPTVLTDEDVNALPVNTELCGKVEDFGQQDKLTEDTPMCSMCEETSMSPAAMFCSNCDGFFCQQCLTTMHPMKGPFKRHTVKPVNEILAQSSVEESEILDTKSESDYKSECDKHSQFLSIYCVPCKDVICPGCLGDHLEHSCLDLETAVEENKATFEDKAGQLKIVMESVEKGLARCGELCQIIKENQDVHLKSIETSYTTALTTLNNWKANSEAAVRMRHSSWSVECGAWTKALDMQIDGIKMSQGSCKNLISSQDVKFLQGSKQLNERIDGQLTEVRSCLKTYEEIGHKLQNFVRSDPALYVDLIVKQGPAKERLIFTVTDNKMLKITHNGSIIECAQRSRRDWCRALTDGRLQKGRHYWEVEISEPLPMSYKSGCSCCVGVVMESYGRSKSDPGSGHWYVKIEQKHGWLNFFIIAHDQFSSAYEKYNRLNGPQHFGLFLNCDNRSLSVLDRCSNQVMFTVESLDLWEPLIPFVQFEGVKSASARLVTVDSVTHPKLLNDLFITI